From the Deltaproteobacteria bacterium PRO3 genome, one window contains:
- a CDS encoding cytochrome c — protein MVRSVPYDAFAPNPNFKDGKTLQAPPAGTVPRGFMPYPYGATPEDAQRAGVELKNPVPFTPEALARGEKVYRNFCLICHGETGQGDGPLIPKYPNPPSLTGKTLMQYPDGRLFHIVTVGSGEMAAYASQIRPEDRWKLVFYLRKLQGLTPGAETKPAAESAPSAPAPSPAAESLPSGGRAP, from the coding sequence ATGGTGCGCTCGGTGCCCTACGACGCCTTCGCGCCGAACCCCAACTTCAAGGACGGCAAGACCCTGCAGGCGCCGCCGGCGGGCACCGTGCCGCGCGGCTTTATGCCCTATCCCTACGGCGCGACGCCGGAGGACGCCCAGCGGGCCGGGGTAGAGCTGAAGAATCCGGTCCCCTTCACGCCGGAGGCCCTGGCGCGCGGGGAGAAGGTGTATCGCAACTTTTGTCTGATCTGCCACGGCGAGACGGGGCAGGGGGACGGCCCGCTGATCCCGAAGTACCCGAACCCGCCGTCCCTGACCGGGAAGACCTTGATGCAGTATCCCGACGGGCGGCTCTTTCACATCGTCACCGTGGGGTCCGGCGAGATGGCCGCCTACGCGAGCCAGATTAGGCCGGAGGATCGCTGGAAGCTGGTCTTTTACCTGCGCAAGCTGCAGGGCCTGACACCCGGAGCGGAGACTAAGCCCGCGGCGGAATCCGCCCCGTCCGCGCCGGCCCCGTCCCCGGCCGCCGAATCGCTTCCCTCGGGAGGGAGGGCCCCATGA
- a CDS encoding DUF3341 domain-containing protein yields the protein MFKKYLVGHFQEEDALLGAVRALRERGFAIEDVYSPYAIHGIDEAMGLRRSRLPYVTFVAGFVGLALAMAFQYWTSVVDWPINVGGKPDNSTLAWLPVAFEITVLLGALSTVFAFFLRSRLFPGSRARVFHPRVTNDTFALVLEQRDASLDEPQARRLLGELGAFAVESKEVLC from the coding sequence ATGTTTAAGAAGTACCTGGTGGGACATTTTCAGGAAGAGGACGCGTTGTTGGGCGCGGTGCGGGCGCTGCGCGAGCGCGGCTTCGCGATCGAGGACGTCTACTCCCCCTACGCCATCCACGGGATCGACGAGGCGATGGGGCTGAGGCGCTCGCGGCTGCCTTACGTGACCTTTGTCGCGGGCTTCGTGGGTCTCGCCCTCGCCATGGCCTTCCAGTATTGGACCTCGGTGGTGGACTGGCCGATCAACGTCGGCGGCAAGCCCGACAACTCCACCCTGGCCTGGCTCCCGGTGGCCTTCGAGATCACCGTCCTGTTAGGGGCCCTGAGCACCGTCTTTGCTTTTTTCCTCCGTTCCAGGCTGTTTCCCGGATCGAGGGCGAGGGTCTTTCACCCGCGCGTCACCAACGACACCTTCGCCCTCGTCTTGGAGCAGCGCGACGCCTCGCTGGATGAGCCGCAGGCCCGGCGCCTGCTGGGCGAGCTCGGCGCCTTCGCGGTGGAGAGCAAGGAGGTCCTGTGTTGA
- a CDS encoding hydrogenase has translation MSRLTVSSPLRPPQVTGEKSMVDVTEDVCRPLERKAGAGWKLLFLLSLLTLLMGVALVGYQIKKGIGVWGLNKTIGWAFDITNFVFWVGIGHAGTLISAILLLFRQKWRTSINRAAEAMTIFAVLCAAVFPVIHMGRPWLAFWVFPYPNLRGSLWVNFRSPLLWDVFAISTYFIVSAVFWYIGMIPDLATLRDRTTNKVKKWLFSVFSLGWDGSSRTWARYETLTLILAGLATPLVVSVHTIVSMDFATSVIPGWHTTIFPPYFVVGAVFSGFGMVLTLLILTRRVMHWENYITMHHLENMCKVILATGSIVGFAYITEFFMAWYSGNAYEMFTFKNRATGPYAWAYWTMMTCNLVVPQLFWFKKIRTSIVPMFILSILVNVGMWFERFVIIVTSLHRDFLPSSWAMYKPTFVEVGTFLGTFGLFFTCFLLFIRFLPGIAIHEVKIVLSAQNKREEVIRNV, from the coding sequence ATGTCGCGATTGACCGTCTCAAGCCCGCTGCGTCCCCCGCAGGTCACCGGAGAGAAATCGATGGTGGACGTGACCGAAGACGTCTGTCGTCCGCTGGAGCGGAAGGCCGGCGCCGGGTGGAAGCTCCTCTTCCTGCTCTCCTTGCTGACCTTGCTGATGGGCGTCGCCTTGGTGGGCTACCAGATCAAGAAAGGGATCGGCGTCTGGGGCCTCAATAAGACGATCGGCTGGGCCTTCGACATCACCAACTTCGTCTTCTGGGTCGGCATCGGCCACGCGGGCACCTTGATCTCCGCCATCCTGCTGCTGTTCCGCCAGAAGTGGCGCACCTCGATCAACCGCGCGGCGGAGGCGATGACCATTTTTGCGGTGCTCTGCGCGGCGGTCTTCCCGGTCATCCACATGGGGCGGCCTTGGCTGGCCTTCTGGGTCTTTCCTTATCCCAATCTGCGCGGCTCGCTGTGGGTGAACTTCCGCTCCCCGCTGCTCTGGGACGTCTTCGCGATCAGCACCTATTTCATCGTCTCGGCGGTCTTCTGGTACATCGGGATGATCCCCGACCTCGCCACGCTGCGGGACCGGACGACGAACAAGGTCAAGAAGTGGCTCTTCTCGGTCTTCAGCCTCGGCTGGGACGGCTCGAGCCGGACCTGGGCGCGTTACGAGACGCTCACCCTCATCCTGGCCGGTCTCGCTACGCCGCTGGTTGTCTCGGTGCACACCATCGTCAGCATGGACTTCGCGACCTCGGTCATTCCCGGCTGGCACACGACGATCTTTCCGCCTTACTTCGTGGTCGGCGCGGTCTTCTCCGGCTTCGGGATGGTGCTGACCCTGTTGATCCTCACCCGCAGGGTGATGCACTGGGAGAACTACATCACGATGCACCACCTCGAGAACATGTGCAAAGTGATCCTCGCGACCGGCTCGATCGTCGGCTTCGCCTACATCACCGAATTCTTCATGGCCTGGTACAGCGGCAACGCGTACGAGATGTTCACTTTTAAAAACCGGGCCACCGGCCCCTACGCCTGGGCCTATTGGACGATGATGACCTGCAACCTGGTCGTCCCGCAGCTCTTTTGGTTCAAGAAGATCCGCACCAGCATCGTCCCCATGTTCATCCTCTCGATCTTGGTCAACGTCGGGATGTGGTTCGAGCGCTTCGTCATCATCGTCACCTCGCTGCATCGCGACTTCCTGCCCTCCAGCTGGGCCATGTACAAGCCCACCTTCGTCGAGGTCGGGACCTTCCTCGGGACCTTCGGGCTGTTCTTCACCTGTTTTCTCCTGTTCATCCGGTTTTTGCCGGGCATCGCGATCCACGAGGTGAAGATCGTCCTGTCCGCGCAGAACAAGCGGGAAGAGGTGATTCGGAATGTTTAA
- a CDS encoding 4Fe-4S dicluster domain-containing protein: protein MNSDSKKPVPEKKAWKSLEELREDPAWREESADEFPEWSASRRDFLKLMGFGLGTVAMTACTRSPVHKAIPFLQKPEELTPGVANWYATTCAGCSAGCGLLVKSRDGRPIKVEGNPESPLNQGGVCAVGQASLLSLYDGARLKAPRWDGNPIAWDALDDRVRAALASAGAEGRKAVLLTGTINGPSTLALIEEFLKKFPGSSHVAYDSVSAKAIREANRKSFGAAVLPTYRFDLAERVVGIQADFLGAWLSPVEFTRQYVSRRKLKPGVAPSRHVQIESDFSLTGSNADLRLPIAPDQTSWATLALLEAVQALAGGAALPEFPKQGLPLEKIQAVAKDLWAHRGKSLVVSGSNEPLVQAAVNAINALLGNIGKTVDLDGVSRQKQGDEAGLAELVAAMQRGEVAVLLVEGVNPAYDNPLAAEFREALKKVPLSLSFSPAPDETAALVRAQAPGLHFLEAWNDAEPRARLFHLTQPLIAPLFDNRGFQDSLLRWLGLGPDFYRYLQAHWEKTLYPRQTKFLSFREFWNFSLHDGVFRLPGSDPQAKALVENPVEIARAALADPRLRAAGGEALQMQVYESIALREGAAANNPWLQELPDPVTKVTWGNVLKIAPAEAARRGWKDGDVVRVETERGNLELPVFLQPGMPAKTLGAALGYGRSAAGKVGKGVGADAYPVLGYADGYFRYAISGVRLAATGRTQRVATTQTHGSMEGRAIVRQTRFDEYKRNPRAGNEDRPKLISLWPAWKEGAHSWGMAIDLNACTGCSGCLIGCQVENNVPVVGAEEVWRRREMGWIRIDRYYVGDAENPETLHQPMMCQHCGNAPCETVCPVLATVHSSDGLNQQVYNRCVGTRYCANNCPYKVRRFNWFDYADNPEFDFNLNDQVAKLALNPDITVRSRGVMEKCSMCIQRIQEGKLQAKNEGRALQDGEIQMACQQSCPGKAIVFGDLNDPNSEISKLLKDERYYAVLEELNVRPAVGYLTKVRNKE, encoded by the coding sequence ATGAACTCTGACTCGAAAAAACCGGTCCCGGAGAAGAAGGCCTGGAAAAGCCTCGAGGAGCTGCGCGAGGACCCGGCCTGGCGCGAGGAAAGCGCCGACGAATTTCCCGAGTGGAGCGCCTCGCGCCGCGACTTCTTGAAGCTCATGGGCTTCGGACTCGGCACCGTCGCGATGACGGCCTGCACCCGTTCCCCGGTTCACAAGGCGATCCCCTTTTTGCAAAAGCCCGAGGAGCTGACGCCGGGCGTGGCCAATTGGTACGCCACGACCTGCGCGGGCTGCAGCGCCGGGTGCGGCCTTTTGGTCAAGAGCCGGGACGGTCGCCCGATCAAGGTGGAGGGCAATCCCGAATCCCCGCTCAATCAGGGCGGCGTCTGCGCGGTGGGGCAGGCGAGCCTGCTCTCCCTCTACGACGGGGCGCGCCTGAAGGCCCCGCGCTGGGACGGAAACCCCATCGCCTGGGACGCCCTGGACGACAGGGTTCGCGCGGCCCTGGCCTCCGCCGGCGCGGAGGGGCGCAAGGCCGTCCTCCTGACAGGGACGATCAACGGTCCCTCCACCCTCGCGCTTATCGAGGAGTTTCTGAAGAAATTTCCGGGATCGAGTCACGTCGCCTACGACTCCGTCTCGGCCAAGGCGATTCGCGAGGCCAACCGCAAGAGCTTCGGCGCGGCGGTCCTGCCGACCTATCGCTTCGACCTGGCCGAGCGCGTCGTCGGCATCCAGGCGGACTTCCTGGGCGCCTGGCTCTCGCCGGTGGAGTTCACGCGGCAGTACGTCTCGCGCCGCAAGCTCAAGCCGGGCGTCGCGCCCTCCCGCCATGTGCAGATCGAGTCCGATTTCAGCCTGACCGGCAGCAACGCGGACCTGCGCCTCCCGATCGCGCCCGACCAAACGTCCTGGGCGACCTTGGCCCTCTTGGAGGCCGTTCAGGCCCTGGCCGGCGGCGCGGCCCTGCCGGAATTTCCCAAGCAGGGTTTGCCCCTGGAAAAAATCCAGGCAGTCGCCAAGGATCTGTGGGCCCATCGCGGGAAGTCTCTGGTGGTCAGCGGCTCCAACGAACCCCTGGTCCAGGCCGCGGTCAACGCGATCAACGCCCTGCTCGGCAATATCGGCAAGACCGTCGATTTGGACGGTGTCTCCCGCCAAAAGCAGGGCGACGAGGCCGGACTCGCCGAGTTGGTGGCGGCGATGCAGCGCGGGGAGGTCGCGGTTCTTCTGGTCGAGGGCGTGAACCCCGCCTACGACAATCCTTTGGCCGCGGAATTCCGCGAGGCCTTGAAGAAGGTCCCGCTCTCCCTCTCCTTCAGCCCCGCGCCCGACGAGACCGCCGCCCTGGTCCGCGCCCAGGCGCCGGGCCTGCACTTCCTCGAGGCCTGGAACGACGCCGAGCCCCGCGCGCGACTCTTCCATCTGACACAGCCCTTGATCGCGCCGCTCTTCGACAACCGCGGCTTCCAGGACAGCCTGCTGCGCTGGCTGGGCTTAGGTCCGGATTTCTACCGTTACCTCCAGGCCCATTGGGAAAAGACGCTCTATCCCCGACAGACAAAATTTCTCTCCTTCCGGGAGTTTTGGAACTTTTCTCTCCATGACGGGGTATTTCGCCTGCCGGGATCGGATCCCCAGGCGAAAGCCCTCGTGGAGAACCCCGTCGAGATCGCGCGCGCGGCCCTGGCGGATCCGCGGCTCCGCGCCGCCGGCGGCGAGGCCCTCCAAATGCAGGTCTACGAGTCCATTGCCCTGCGCGAGGGCGCGGCGGCCAACAACCCCTGGCTGCAGGAATTGCCCGACCCGGTGACGAAGGTGACCTGGGGCAACGTCCTGAAGATCGCGCCCGCCGAGGCGGCCCGGCGCGGCTGGAAGGACGGGGACGTCGTTCGGGTGGAAACCGAGCGGGGAAATTTGGAATTGCCCGTCTTCCTCCAGCCCGGCATGCCGGCCAAGACCCTCGGCGCGGCGCTGGGCTACGGGCGCAGCGCGGCGGGAAAGGTGGGGAAGGGCGTGGGTGCCGACGCCTACCCGGTCCTCGGCTATGCGGACGGGTATTTTCGCTACGCGATCTCGGGCGTCCGGCTCGCCGCTACGGGGCGCACGCAGCGCGTCGCGACGACGCAGACCCACGGCAGCATGGAGGGGCGCGCCATCGTCCGCCAGACCCGCTTCGACGAGTACAAGAGAAACCCGCGGGCCGGCAATGAGGATAGGCCCAAGCTGATCTCGCTGTGGCCCGCCTGGAAAGAGGGCGCCCACAGCTGGGGCATGGCCATCGACCTCAACGCCTGCACCGGCTGCTCCGGCTGCCTGATCGGCTGCCAGGTGGAGAACAACGTCCCGGTGGTCGGCGCAGAGGAGGTCTGGCGCCGGCGCGAGATGGGCTGGATCCGCATCGACCGCTATTACGTCGGCGATGCGGAAAATCCCGAGACCCTGCACCAGCCGATGATGTGCCAGCACTGCGGCAACGCCCCCTGCGAGACCGTCTGCCCCGTCCTGGCGACGGTGCACAGCTCCGACGGCCTCAACCAGCAGGTCTACAACCGCTGCGTCGGCACCCGCTACTGCGCCAACAACTGCCCCTACAAGGTGCGGCGCTTCAACTGGTTCGACTACGCCGACAACCCCGAGTTCGACTTCAACCTCAACGACCAGGTCGCCAAGCTGGCCTTAAATCCCGACATCACGGTGCGCTCGCGCGGCGTCATGGAGAAGTGCTCGATGTGCATCCAGCGCATCCAGGAGGGCAAGCTGCAGGCGAAGAACGAGGGGAGGGCGCTCCAGGACGGCGAGATCCAGATGGCCTGCCAGCAGTCCTGCCCCGGCAAGGCCATCGTGTTCGGCGACCTGAACGACCCGAACAGCGAGATCTCGAAGCTGCTCAAGGACGAGCGCTACTACGCGGTGTTGGAGGAATTGAACGTGCGCCCCGCGGTGGGATACCTCACCAAGGTGCGGAACAAGGAATAG
- a CDS encoding cytochrome C — MRVGVNQGYEPDQPIAFSHKIHVGENKIDCRYCHFGAEQGRHAGIPPANVCLNCHNKIKKDSPEIQKIAKAVAENKPIEWVKVHNLPDFVYFNHSQHVNAGVDCRSCHGPVETMGRMRQDQPLTMGWCIDCHRQQGIAPPPGHEKAAAAEFLSEKMPKAFVGGMDCAKCHY; from the coding sequence ATGCGGGTGGGCGTGAACCAGGGCTACGAGCCCGATCAGCCGATCGCCTTCTCCCACAAGATCCACGTCGGCGAGAACAAGATCGACTGCCGCTACTGTCACTTCGGAGCCGAGCAGGGCCGGCACGCGGGCATCCCGCCGGCCAATGTCTGCCTGAACTGCCACAACAAGATCAAAAAGGATTCGCCCGAGATCCAGAAGATCGCCAAGGCGGTGGCCGAGAACAAGCCCATCGAGTGGGTGAAGGTCCACAACCTCCCGGACTTCGTCTACTTCAACCACAGCCAGCACGTGAACGCGGGCGTCGACTGCCGCAGCTGCCACGGCCCGGTCGAAACCATGGGGCGGATGCGCCAGGACCAGCCGCTGACGATGGGCTGGTGCATCGATTGCCACCGGCAGCAGGGCATTGCGCCGCCGCCCGGGCACGAAAAGGCCGCGGCGGCCGAATTCCTGAGCGAGAAGATGCCGAAGGCCTTCGTCGGCGGCATGGACTGCGCCAAGTGCCATTACTAA
- a CDS encoding NarK/NasA family nitrate transporter produces MKSSAAVPPDAGLPANRGKSWLKEWKPEDLGFWEGQGKAIAWRTLTITTLCLVLSFASWFMMSAIVVRMPNIGFKFDTMQLFWLAAMPGLAGGTLRILHTFLIPIFGTRAVVTVSTFLKLIPCVGIGLAVMNPETPFWIFMVLAFSAGFGGGDFSSYMPSTSLFFPKRLQGTALGIQAGIGNFGVSLTQFVTPWIIGFAALGALGGDPQTFTKGAVTKPIWLQNAAFWYVPLLVVLGFLAWFLLRSVPVRASVREQSDIFKDKHTWLMTSLYVMTFGSFSGFSAAFPLLIKSVYGNFPDSPDPLKYAFLGPLIGSTIRIVMGPPSDKWGGAIFTQLSGIGLLAFSIAVTFFTQPTSMAQFPWFVFCMLGIFLFSGIGNASTFRQIPVIFPPRQAGGVLGWTAAVAAYGPFLFSLLIGKVLTKTGSVNGFFYGVAVFYLLNIAINWWFYRRKGCEKPC; encoded by the coding sequence ATGAAATCATCGGCCGCAGTTCCCCCCGACGCGGGCCTCCCCGCGAACCGAGGCAAATCCTGGCTGAAGGAATGGAAGCCGGAAGACCTCGGTTTTTGGGAGGGTCAGGGCAAGGCCATCGCTTGGCGGACCCTTACCATTACCACGCTTTGTCTGGTTCTTTCCTTCGCCTCCTGGTTCATGATGAGCGCGATCGTGGTGCGAATGCCCAATATCGGGTTCAAGTTCGACACCATGCAGCTCTTCTGGCTGGCCGCGATGCCGGGCTTGGCGGGAGGGACGCTGCGCATCCTCCACACCTTCCTCATTCCCATCTTCGGCACGCGAGCGGTGGTTACCGTCTCGACATTTCTGAAGTTGATTCCCTGCGTGGGGATCGGTCTTGCCGTCATGAATCCAGAGACTCCGTTCTGGATTTTCATGGTCCTCGCCTTCTCGGCGGGCTTCGGCGGGGGGGACTTTTCCTCCTACATGCCCAGCACCAGCCTCTTCTTCCCCAAGCGCCTTCAGGGCACGGCGCTCGGCATCCAGGCGGGGATCGGCAATTTCGGCGTCAGCCTCACCCAGTTTGTCACCCCCTGGATCATCGGCTTCGCGGCCCTGGGCGCTTTGGGCGGCGATCCGCAGACCTTCACCAAGGGCGCGGTGACCAAGCCGATTTGGCTGCAGAATGCGGCCTTCTGGTACGTTCCCTTGTTGGTGGTCCTCGGATTCCTGGCCTGGTTCCTACTGCGCAGCGTTCCGGTGCGCGCCTCCGTCCGGGAGCAGTCCGACATCTTCAAGGACAAACATACCTGGTTGATGACTTCGCTCTACGTCATGACCTTCGGTTCCTTCTCGGGTTTTTCCGCGGCCTTTCCGCTCCTGATCAAGTCGGTCTACGGGAATTTTCCGGATTCCCCGGATCCCTTGAAGTACGCCTTCCTCGGCCCCCTGATCGGATCGACGATCCGCATCGTGATGGGGCCGCCCAGCGATAAGTGGGGCGGTGCGATCTTCACGCAGCTCAGCGGCATCGGATTGCTCGCCTTTTCCATCGCGGTCACCTTTTTCACCCAGCCTACCTCGATGGCGCAGTTTCCGTGGTTCGTCTTCTGCATGCTGGGGATCTTCCTTTTCTCGGGGATCGGGAACGCCTCGACCTTCCGGCAGATTCCGGTGATCTTTCCGCCGCGCCAGGCGGGCGGGGTGTTGGGCTGGACGGCGGCGGTGGCCGCGTATGGCCCCTTCCTCTTTTCGCTGTTGATCGGGAAGGTCCTGACGAAAACGGGTTCGGTGAACGGATTCTTCTACGGCGTCGCGGTCTTCTATCTGCTGAACATCGCCATCAACTGGTGGTTCTACCGACGGAAAGGCTGCGAGAAGCCCTGTTAA
- a CDS encoding NarK/NasA family nitrate transporter: protein MERFKEFWKSGHPGTLLTALLYFDFCFAVWVLNGAMAPFISEEFGLSPAQKGFMVSVPVMAGALMRFPMGLLSQYIGRKTAAQIEMGLIIVGLGIGYFFTGSYGSVLAMGVVLGVAGASFGVALSLGSGWYPPKFKGLAMGIAGAGNSGAVLAVLFAPPLAKAFGWRAVYGLSIFPILLAMILLAVFAKEPPDQKRENLKDYLKILVDRDAWVFNLLYIVTFGGYIGLTSFLPTLFHDQYGIAKQSIGKYSAAIIVAASVLRIAGGWMADHMGGIRMLRTVFVIILGSTVAAAFLPANPWVMVAIMIVCFSAMGAGNGAVFQLVPLRFATMTAVAGSLIGEIGALGGGFLPNAMGIGKEYVGSFTPGFLSGSLLAVMGIAALAIFSKSWTKTWVGEGGKALDTSEAKISSGVTELRRVNS from the coding sequence ATGGAACGGTTTAAAGAATTTTGGAAATCCGGCCATCCCGGCACCTTGCTCACCGCCTTGTTGTATTTCGACTTCTGCTTCGCCGTGTGGGTGCTGAACGGCGCCATGGCTCCTTTTATCAGCGAAGAGTTCGGCCTTTCGCCCGCGCAGAAGGGCTTCATGGTCTCCGTGCCCGTCATGGCCGGCGCCCTGATGCGCTTTCCGATGGGCCTGCTTTCCCAATACATCGGGCGCAAGACCGCGGCGCAGATCGAGATGGGCCTGATCATCGTGGGCCTAGGCATCGGATATTTTTTCACCGGCAGCTACGGTTCCGTGCTGGCCATGGGCGTCGTGTTGGGCGTGGCGGGGGCCAGCTTCGGCGTCGCCCTCTCGCTGGGCTCGGGCTGGTATCCGCCCAAGTTCAAGGGCCTCGCCATGGGTATCGCCGGCGCCGGCAACAGCGGTGCGGTGCTGGCGGTGCTCTTCGCTCCCCCTCTGGCCAAGGCCTTCGGCTGGCGGGCGGTCTACGGCCTGTCCATTTTTCCGATTTTGCTTGCGATGATCCTATTGGCCGTCTTCGCCAAGGAACCGCCGGATCAAAAACGGGAAAACCTGAAGGACTACCTGAAAATCCTCGTCGATCGCGATGCCTGGGTCTTCAACCTGCTCTACATCGTCACCTTCGGCGGCTACATCGGCCTGACCAGTTTCTTGCCGACTCTGTTCCACGACCAATACGGCATCGCCAAACAGAGCATCGGGAAATACAGCGCCGCCATCATCGTCGCGGCCAGCGTCCTGCGCATCGCGGGCGGCTGGATGGCCGACCATATGGGCGGGATCCGGATGTTGCGCACCGTCTTTGTCATCATTCTCGGCTCCACGGTGGCCGCGGCCTTCTTGCCCGCGAACCCTTGGGTGATGGTCGCCATCATGATCGTCTGCTTCTCGGCGATGGGCGCGGGCAACGGCGCGGTCTTCCAGCTGGTGCCCTTGCGTTTCGCCACCATGACGGCGGTGGCGGGCAGCCTGATCGGCGAGATCGGCGCCCTCGGCGGCGGATTTCTGCCCAATGCGATGGGCATCGGCAAGGAATATGTGGGCAGCTTCACGCCGGGTTTTCTCAGCGGGAGCCTGTTGGCGGTGATGGGCATCGCCGCCTTGGCCATCTTCAGTAAATCGTGGACCAAGACTTGGGTGGGAGAGGGCGGCAAGGCGCTGGATACTTCAGAGGCGAAGATCTCCTCCGGAGTTACGGAACTGAGGCGTGTGAATTCTTAA
- the narI gene encoding respiratory nitrate reductase subunit gamma, protein MKNYLLFVVFPYVAIALEVVVSVWRYIFRRHEFTSLSSEFLESKKLFWGSVPWHYGILAVLLGHLIGLLFPREVLLWNSVPIRLLILEVTGLTFGLLALVGIVLLIVRRISDPRIRQVTSKVDVLVLAVLLVQVASGVAVAIGYRWGSSWYASALVPYLRGLFTLNPNVEFVAGMPTLVKVHVFTAFLIVAILPFTRLIHFLVVPVSYLWRSYQIVVWNYDRKKIRRAG, encoded by the coding sequence ATGAAAAATTACCTGCTCTTCGTCGTCTTCCCTTATGTCGCGATCGCGTTGGAAGTGGTCGTCTCCGTCTGGCGCTACATCTTCCGGCGCCACGAGTTCACCAGCCTTTCTTCCGAATTCCTGGAGAGCAAGAAGCTGTTCTGGGGCTCGGTGCCATGGCACTACGGCATCCTCGCCGTCCTGCTCGGGCACCTGATTGGGCTGCTCTTCCCGCGCGAGGTCCTGCTCTGGAACTCCGTTCCGATCCGGCTGCTGATCCTCGAGGTCACGGGTCTGACCTTCGGCCTGCTGGCCCTGGTCGGCATCGTCCTGCTGATCGTCCGGCGGATCAGCGACCCGCGGATCCGCCAGGTGACCTCGAAGGTCGACGTCCTGGTGCTGGCGGTCCTGCTGGTGCAGGTCGCCTCGGGCGTGGCGGTGGCGATCGGCTACCGCTGGGGCTCGAGCTGGTACGCCTCCGCCCTGGTGCCTTATCTGCGGGGCCTCTTCACGCTCAACCCCAACGTCGAGTTCGTCGCGGGGATGCCGACCCTGGTCAAGGTCCACGTCTTCACCGCCTTTTTGATCGTCGCCATTTTGCCCTTCACCCGCCTGATCCACTTCCTGGTCGTGCCGGTCTCGTACCTGTGGCGTTCCTACCAGATCGTGGTTTGGAACTACGACCGGAAGAAGATTCGGCGGGCGGGCTAG
- the narH gene encoding nitrate reductase subunit beta codes for MDVRAQVSVVFHLDKCIGCHTCSIACKNVWTDRKGAEYMWWNNVETKPGTGYPTAWENQEDYKGGWVKKGNSIELKGAGKLRAFKNIFHNPNLPTIDDYYEPWTYRYEDLFNSPEGDTQPVARPVSLLTGKFMEIKAGPNWDDDLSGSPDYARKDPNFKNLSQAEQEALFQVEKLVMFYLPRICNHCLNPACLAACPSGAIYKRGEDGVVLINQKKCRAWRMCVTACPYKKTYYNWSTGKSEKCILCYPRLETGQAPACMHSCVGRIRYLGMMLYDADLIHQFASADESKLLDLSREIILDPKDPKVIAEARKNGIHDSVIEYAQRSPVYRFVKEWGLALPLHPEYRTLPMLFYVPPLLPIMGMSEEGVYESLTEGLFTDIEQARLPIQYLASLFTAGNEGQIREVLKKMMAVRLYRREETVGDLGAEAVQKALKETGTSPEEAEAIYRLTSLANFEERFVIPPSHREEAVVMLDTEFEKKGTGGFGFRMAVGRGL; via the coding sequence ATGGATGTTCGCGCACAAGTATCGGTCGTATTTCACCTGGACAAATGCATCGGCTGCCACACCTGCTCCATCGCCTGCAAGAACGTTTGGACGGACCGCAAGGGCGCGGAATATATGTGGTGGAACAACGTCGAGACCAAGCCCGGCACCGGCTATCCCACCGCCTGGGAAAACCAAGAGGACTACAAGGGCGGCTGGGTCAAGAAGGGGAACTCCATCGAGCTGAAAGGCGCGGGGAAGCTGCGTGCCTTCAAGAACATCTTCCACAACCCCAACCTGCCGACCATCGACGACTACTACGAGCCCTGGACCTATCGCTACGAGGACCTGTTCAACTCGCCGGAAGGCGATACCCAGCCGGTGGCGCGGCCCGTCTCGCTCTTGACCGGGAAGTTCATGGAGATCAAGGCCGGTCCCAACTGGGACGACGACCTGAGCGGCAGTCCGGATTACGCGCGCAAAGACCCCAACTTCAAGAACCTTTCGCAGGCCGAACAGGAGGCCCTCTTCCAGGTCGAGAAGCTGGTCATGTTCTACCTGCCGCGGATCTGCAACCACTGCCTCAACCCCGCCTGCCTCGCGGCCTGTCCCTCGGGGGCCATCTACAAGCGGGGCGAGGACGGCGTGGTCTTGATCAACCAGAAGAAGTGCCGCGCCTGGCGCATGTGCGTCACCGCCTGCCCCTACAAGAAGACCTATTACAACTGGTCCACGGGCAAGTCGGAAAAATGCATCCTCTGCTACCCGCGCCTCGAGACGGGGCAGGCGCCCGCCTGCATGCACTCCTGCGTCGGACGCATCCGCTACCTGGGGATGATGCTCTACGACGCGGACCTGATCCACCAATTCGCCTCGGCCGACGAGTCGAAGCTGCTGGATCTCTCCCGCGAGATTATTCTCGATCCCAAGGATCCCAAGGTGATCGCCGAGGCGCGGAAGAACGGCATCCACGATTCGGTCATCGAGTACGCCCAGCGCTCGCCGGTCTACCGCTTCGTGAAGGAATGGGGCCTCGCGTTGCCCCTCCACCCCGAATATCGCACCCTGCCCATGCTCTTCTATGTCCCGCCGCTGCTCCCGATCATGGGGATGAGCGAGGAGGGGGTCTACGAGAGCCTCACCGAGGGGCTTTTCACCGACATCGAGCAGGCGCGGCTGCCCATCCAATACCTGGCCTCCCTCTTCACGGCCGGCAACGAGGGCCAGATCCGCGAGGTCTTGAAGAAGATGATGGCGGTGCGCCTCTACCGCCGCGAGGAGACGGTCGGCGACCTCGGGGCCGAGGCCGTGCAGAAGGCCCTCAAGGAGACGGGCACCAGTCCCGAGGAAGCGGAGGCGATCTACAGGCTGACCTCGCTGGCCAATTTTGAGGAGCGTTTCGTCATCCCGCCCAGCCATCGCGAGGAGGCGGTCGTGATGCTCGACACCGAGTTCGAGAAGAAGGGCACCGGCGGCTTCGGCTTCCGGATGGCCGTGGGGAGGGGGTTATAG